Proteins found in one Schistocerca serialis cubense isolate TAMUIC-IGC-003099 chromosome 5, iqSchSeri2.2, whole genome shotgun sequence genomic segment:
- the LOC126481835 gene encoding uncharacterized protein LOC126481835, with amino-acid sequence MLRLVIELTMGRYYKRKTQKAKWMQEELCKALDAIKSGRKIREVSRAFGIHEATLRTRMKYAEANNIANNFDKSSRLAGKDWLALFLKRNPSISLRKPEATSIIRIQAFNEEEVNAYFKNLERVFEKYKFKEGRVFNVVETGINTVQKPDRILAPKGVKQIVLLVPTPPPTFIFPRKRMSNLLSKGGPVGAIYGCSVNGSSNESLFFEWIQHFQNNVKSTIDDPVLLILDNHSSHMSLDIFEFCKKHSIVMVTIPPHTSHKLQPLDVTFFSSLKLVFSRECDMYMKSQVYHKITPYELAELFNKAYNKVTTMDNGQSGFKACGICPFNPNKFQRDDLQQCEIFRDVVLEDEEVPNARNGNEVVASTNEPHIPKRSQERILESSAEDVPLLVGLEEVTTTSTKSACVKHTKQAKGKPKGKSVILTATPEKNKLLTELSIKKQKEAMKKKAEGNKKRNRKDKADKCRNLQLKSLKEEIDIV; translated from the exons atgcttaggttagtcatcgaacttacg atgggtagatattataaaagaaaaacccagaaagcaaaatggatgcaagaggaactttgtaaggctcttgatgccatcaaatctggaagaaaaataagagaagtatcaagagctttTGGGATTCATGAAGCTACACTGCGAACGAGAATGAAG tatgcagaggctaacaacattgcaaacaattttgataaatcatctaggttagctggaaaggattggctagctctatttttaaaaagaaacccaagtattagcttgagaaaacctgaagcaactagcattatcagaatacaggcatttaatgaagaagaggttaatgcatattttaaaaatttagaacgcgtctttgaaaaatataaatttaaagaggggcgagtgttcaacgtcgttgaaacgggcataaatactgtacaaaagcccgacagaattttggctcctaaaggtgttaaacaaatag tgctgCTGGTACCTACACCCCCCCCTACGTTTATCTTCCCCAGGAAGAGGATGTCAAATCTCTTAAGTAAAGGTGGACCAGTtggagcaatatatggttgttctGTCAATGGCTCgtccaatgagtcattatttttcgaatggatccaacattttcagaacaatgtaaaatcaactattgatgaccctgtgctgcttattttagataatcacagcagccatatgtcacttgatatttttgaattttgtaaaaaacattctattgtcatggtaaccatacctccacacacttctcacaagcttcaaccactagatgttacATTCTTTTCCTCTTTGAAATTAGTCTTCAGtcgtgaatgtgacatgtatatgaagtcacaggtgtatcacaaaattacaccatatgagttagcagaactttttaataaggcaTATAATAAGGTCACTACCATGGACAATGGGCAGTCAGGGTTTAAGGCATGTGGGATTTGCCCTttcaatccaaacaaatttcagcgtgacgacttacaacaatgtgagatcttcagagatgttgtccttgaagatgaagaggttccCAATGcaagaaatggaaatgaagtggttgcaTCTACAAACGAGCCACATATCCCCAAAAGGAGTCAAGAACGAATTCTTGaatcttcagcagaagatgttccacttctagtaggcctagaagaggtcacaacaacatcaactaaaagtgcatgtgtcaagcac acgaaacaagccaagggaaagcctaagggaaagtcagtgatccttacagcaactccagagaagaataaactgctaacggagttatcaataaagaaacaaaaagaagccatgaaaaagaaagctgaaggaaacaagaaaagaaatcgtAAGGATAAAGCAGATAAGTGCAGAAATCTGCAACTTAAAAGTCTCAAAGAAGAAATAGACATTGTGTAA